The following proteins are encoded in a genomic region of Deinococcus ruber:
- a CDS encoding DUF6166 domain-containing protein: MQPDPTAPDVHLLLQASVPVYQLHLGGVDVTSRFPSRPVHHSPSGIAWGYGGSGPCDLALLVMSLHFPLALDVLRTSGEVFRQHGFPLNPDAWEQHELTLAAELSEVAFEQRMTTIEQDLRALPRRSWDGQWVSAPAWQQYLDFKRDCIQTLDQHSGHVLLAADVRSWLRRRAALTTTPSLTEKGLGGKSRDLSLIVTHK; the protein is encoded by the coding sequence GTGCAACCAGATCCAACTGCCCCCGACGTTCATCTGCTCCTGCAGGCGTCCGTGCCCGTCTACCAGCTGCACCTCGGTGGTGTCGATGTGACCAGCCGCTTCCCATCCCGCCCGGTGCACCATAGTCCCAGCGGGATTGCCTGGGGGTACGGCGGGAGCGGACCGTGTGACCTGGCGCTGCTGGTCATGAGCCTGCACTTCCCACTCGCGCTGGATGTCCTGAGAACGTCCGGAGAGGTCTTCCGGCAGCACGGGTTCCCGCTCAATCCAGACGCCTGGGAGCAGCACGAGCTGACGCTCGCCGCTGAGCTTTCGGAAGTGGCGTTCGAGCAGCGAATGACGACCATCGAGCAGGACCTTCGCGCACTGCCGCGCCGCAGCTGGGATGGTCAGTGGGTCAGTGCTCCGGCCTGGCAGCAGTACCTGGACTTCAAGAGGGACTGCATTCAGACCCTCGATCAGCACAGCGGGCATGTGCTGCTCGCTGCGGACGTGCGGTCCTGGCTACGCCGCCGCGCTGCCCTGACCACCACCCCCTCTCTTACAGAAAAGGGTCTGGGCGGAAAGTCCAGGGATTTATCCCTGATCGTTACCCATAAGTGA